TCGGAAGTGTGTgtacttttgccacctctgcCCTTGACAAAACTTCCTTCTCCTCATCCTGGTGCTTCAAGCGAGGTCACGCTCGCCTTGCCCCTTCCAAGCCGACCCCCGACTCCCCACTGGTGCGAGCAGCCTCTTCCGCATGGAAGTGcgatgggggtgggggagtcGGCCAACTTCACATATGTCCCGTAGGGGCAGATGAAAGCATGCAACTCTCCCCTCGTCTTCAAGCGATGCGTTCTGCACAAAGGCGTACTTGGACAGATGGACAAActcaatttctttttatcaTGTGAAAATTCAAACTTGCCCGCTCACGTCGTTTTAACGTTCAAGCATTTCTTTGAGATCCAACCCATTTCTGCACCTTCTTTCTAAGCTGGCCTGGAAAAGTTTCGCTCCTCCCACTTGGGAGGCCATTCGCCCAGGGGTCCCTGTTTTGTTCTTCCTATACAGGCCTGACTGGCCATTGTCTCCTTGTGACCTCGGGGGTCAACTGAACTCACCTCGCCTGACCACAGCCTATTCagctgtgaagaaaaaaatcttgcaAGAATAACTCACTGGCGCACAAACCGCAACTACTACAGCTTTTAAACCTTAACCAAACTGTATTTACACTCACGGGCCATTTTtgtataaaagaaaataataactgCATTTATCTAGCAACACAAAGTATAGCCGCAATCATCAGGAGTCAGCGCAGGAGCGTCCCCAGTGACTGAGAGGCTCATGGAAGCTGACAGGTTGAAAATGTGTCGCATGATGTGGCTGAGGGAGCATGAAACGTGTTCATCCATGGATGTCGTGCATGTTGCcacaggagagagagagagactgacAATGAACCCatgactgtttttttgtttttttacgtgACGATAATTAAAGATAACTTCATGGCTCTTATGGCTGTGcatgaaaagttttttttttttattttcaaatgtgtaaTTGTTGAAACTACAAATCCCTGCTAGCGGCTATAGCGCCACCTGTTGCTTTGGCATGCACTAAACTAGCGAATATATTTGATTCGTTTCAAAAatgcagaaagaaaaatcgTGTCAAggcttcattttaaatgtaaattggGCAAACTCCAAAGGGGAACGTTCAGCGTCATATCTCATTCATGTTATCTTTTACTCCGtaagtaaatattttaatatacaaGGGAGCCTTCCTCACTCTAATTTGTCAAGCAGAGAGAAGCTCTCTGCTCTCGAGGGCAGACTGACATTCGATGTCCCTTGCACATCATTAGAAgctgaataaaaatacatgcacTCTGAGCAATGTCACACTTGGAATGGTACCCAAAGGGAAGCACAAACCGAatgtattttgtctttttaaaaggaTTGCTTGCTCTTCGCCTAACATGGAAAATGACTCCTTTGACTTCCTGCTGTTTGCTAGATTAGCTGTCATgttatgcattttttattctgAAGGAAATGTATGAATTTGGTCATGTTTTGAGACCAACGTGAGTTAAGCTTCCTTATTTTGTTTCGTGCTTTTTGCTCCAGAAGCTGCAAATTAGTGTtgatccaaaataaaaaggcaaatTCATTGAAGCACATTAATTGCAATAGCCAACATACAAGCcacaaattccaaattttattTGCCCTAAAACAATTACATATGCATTTTAAAGTTCTAGAAAAGAAATCTGAAGTAGTGGAAAGCGTTTGGACAATTTAGGGCTCGACATCAGATCGgtataataaattaaatgaaataaaaagaaatgaatctgaatacatactgtacatatttaCGCAAGGTACAAGATGACACTATAAATTCCCTAATATTTAAAAACGGCTTCAATTTGTCATCAGAATGggaaaatcatttatttaccgtaattttcggactataagtcgcaccggagtataagtcgcaccagccataaaatgcccaaaaaagtgaaaaaaaaacatatatatgtatataagtcgctcctgagtataagtcgcccccccacccaaactatgaaaaaaaaccgcgacttatagtccgaaaattacggtactcaatGTGTGTAAGTGACTCTGATTGTCTGTTCCCAAAAAAAGACTCATGAAATATTGGTCCATTTATCCCCAGAGCCAATAATGTTCTTagcaagggggaaaaaaaagtcattgtaACCCGCCAAAATTAGACTTTATAGTAAACGTTGGTGGGACTCTGCGGCGTAATCTCCTTAACGACGTACACCGGGGCTCCGTATTCGCCGCTCAGACGTTCGAAATGTCGACAGAATCTGCTGTCGGAGGCCTGCAGAGGAAAAACCATTTCGCCAGCGTTGTCGCTGCTGATGCTGTCCCGTTTGGGCACGGCTAAAGTGTTGAGGGACACAGACGCGGATTGCTGGCGATCTGGGCCACAGCCACGCCACTTCCAGAGCGCGACCGACACCATgacgatgaggaggaggagaatcgCACAGGCCGAGACAACCCATATCAGCAGTCCTGGCGCCGAGCCGCCATTGCCACCGGGGTTGACTTGGCCTGCTTCTGAGCCCGCGTCTGTCAGGGGCAGCAGAAACGGAGATAAAAGAGGCGATCAGAAATGAAGCGTGGGGACGTTCGACCCGTGCGAGTCTGAAGGCACTTATCAAAAGAACCGGACTGACGATGAGCACATCCAGACTGGTATTTGCTGGAGGCCAATCAACCGGAGGGGCTTCCACTCGAAGAAGCACATCGATACAAAGCGGcaagtcaaaagaaaacaaaggcgGGAGAGAAagatgccgccgccgctcacGTTTTGTTCAAATGGCAGGCTGAGAGCTCAAAACAGACACCAACAGGTTTCTTCACACCAGCAGAATAATGGCCGAGTTACCGAGAAATTGCAGACAGCTTGAGCTCATCTGGGAAGACTCGCGTTTATAATTCATAGCCTTTGGGGAGCTTTACCCAAATGTTTTGGTCTTCACCTTAACGAGATTTAATttggctgtttttgttttggagccctgaaattgcaaatgtttggaaaaGTTTCATCAGTGCTAAAAAATGCTTGTGCATATGGCCCTTggtcctccccccctcccgatttttttttataatgccATTTTTCACCTGCATATAAGATGCACATCCCTGATGTACTGTATGAGTTGAAAATACCAAAGACGACAatattgttgtgtttgtgttgctaATGACTTTGCTCACACCTCTCCAGTGCTCTTCACATTCTTTACACACTTCGCATTCTAAAGTCACACATACGCTGAACGTTTTGGATCGGAGGTGCGTGAGGACAAGCAGttactgtgctttttttttgcaagtaaAGAATATGTCTTGGGCTATTGTCAGAGAATCTTTTCAGGAACATAAAGGGAACAAAACATTCCAGTGTTTACTAGATCATTGTTGAAAACACCACAAAAGGGGAAAAGGAGGGGTTGAGGTTTTTGGGGTGATCTTAAATAGTCATTTAACCAGCCGGGACATTTTTGTGCTGCATTTTATTATCACGTAGAGTAGCTATTCACTCAGCTTAGTATCCGACTATCTTTACTTGCTATGTTTGGCGATTTCCAATTGGTCCAACAGGGTCAGCCGGCTTGGTATTATAAACAGGTGTTtggcgccgttgtgggtgtgaacacagcCATTTTGTTGCCAGTTAACGCATTCTGTTTAAAATCATTCTACATTCCAAACATctttcaaagacaaaaaaagatgttttcatAATCGATTTGAAGTAAAATATGGAACTTGCCGGTTTTGTTCTCGCTATCATTACGTCCGGATGCATCCTTTGCGTTCGGTTTTAGTTGGGTCGGTGGAAATCTGCTCGGCGATTCCTGCAGTGTTGATCGAGGATCTGAGGAACCTGCAACAGAAACAATTGAACACATGAAGGAGGAAAGGACGGAAACATTCCCTCTCATCATCCACTAATTTGTTTCTCCAAAATATTACTTTAGGTCCTTTCAGCAATTCAGAGTTGAAGGACTTTGTGTTCACATATTCCATCTCATACTTGCACGCAGGATATTAATAATGTATAGCTAATAACTGACTTGAAAGTTCAATTTCAAGGCAAAGGcacaaatgttcctttttctCGTCGCCTGACGCGAATCCACGCTCGCGGACGACTAACTGAAGGAGACAACGACATCTGTTCGGTTGTTCCTGCCTTCTGTTGCCgatcaatgtttgtttgtgcagtGGATGTTTTGGAAATGCGACATGAAAgcaaaggcgtttttttttgcaagatcAGTTGACAAACACGCAAAATGCTGAATTTTCATGTTGAAGTCTAACTGTTGAATTATTCACGGAAGTAATGCTGCAAAACTGCAGTTTGGGGCTTCAACAAATTTATCATTCCCGAGCATTTAGTTAAGCACGCAGAGTGGTGCTGTTTAATCTTCGGAAACGGGTAGCAACAATTGTTGCAGTATTTATCTTGACATCAATTATGGTTTTATCATATCTGTGTGTTAACTTCAGCACTGAAGATAAGCGGGGGTAGTGTCATAcagatatttaaataaatatgtttggatgcaatataataaaaatgggcCATCAGTTAAGTTGGGGGAGGTGAGGAGGAAGATTACCGAATGCCACATCTTGTTTAAAGAATTGATGGTGCGCAGCAGTTGGAGATTTgggattaccgtaattttcggactataagtcgcaccggagtataagtcgcaccagccataaaatgcccaaaaaagtgaaaaaaaaaccatatatatgtatataaatcgctcctgagtataagtcgcccccccacccaaactatgaaaaaaaccgcgacttatagtccgaaaattacggtacttatgACGGACGGCAGTTGATGGCCGAGATTATCCGAccccaggggtgtcaaaccatttttttccccaggcctcatcgtagtcatagtttctttcggagggccattatgactgtcgacacgaataaatgtataaacacctcatattatatacagtataaactacaaaacaaactgcaaaataaatcagactcgtaaaaactggtcaaaaaaaacaaatttgatgcacaatttgtcacataaaatgatgtggcgggccgtatctggcccccgggccttgagtttgacacctgttcAATTCATTCAGAACGACTATACTGCACATGCCTCCATCTTTCTTGCCTTGTCCGACTCTGAGCAGCAGCTTCATGGATTTGGTCCTGCACACTCCTCCATTGGTGTTGTCCAGATTTTGCAGAGAGCCTGTCGATGTGGCTGACACACAGAGCAAGCAAGTAAACATATCGTTACTCCAAGTGAAGATTAATATCAGGCAGTAGGATAAGAGTTTTGCCACTTGCTAAATGTCGCATCATTTTTCAAACGAAAAATGCAAACGGCGGCGAGACACCTGAAGCAAATGCTGTCACCGCACCAATAAATAAGGAATCGCATTGATAAGCAGTATCGACAATGTAATCACTAAATTGTCGTCAATCCCACCCAGCAGCATCTATCAAATCACAAACTTGTAATGTAACCACTTTTATAGAGAGTATATAAACACAGACATCAACAAACCGAAAGCCCGGAAGCTGTAGCATTTTTGATTCAATAAATGATCCCCATAAATGattgaacaaataaaattttcatttgacaGTTGATGCTTGAGCTAAATAAACTTTCAGCTGGAGATGCTCAAGGATTACTGCGTAAATTGAATACGTGTTGCTTTTGCAGTCTTAAGAAGCGAGAACTCCCGGTCACCCCCAGTCGTgaacgagcgagcgagcgcacacacaaagacaagcaCACACTTGTTAGGAGCATTTAGGTCAGATAACAACATCGCGCAGGCAAGACGCCGCCATGCCATGAAAGCTCACGTCAAATCTGCCTGATACTATAAAAGCCTCGTGTGATTTGGGGCATGTAAGCCCTCCGAATGGCACTGTCCTgccagccagcgagcgagcgaggggcTGTCAAAGCCAGGCGATGCGGGGGAGGCTGTTTGCTCACTTGCACTTGTTCACCGTCTCGCGCATCGCTAAGATCCGCCGCTGTCCGATAACGAGGCCACGGCGGCGACTCTCACGCCACCTGACAACGTGCGAAGGCGATAAGGACGACGGCCTCTTGTTGCATCAGGAGGGCCGAGGGGGGGCTGCAGGTGAATAGGTGATGGGGCCAATCTGAAGAAGGTTGGCCAGGGGCAGCTCCTTGAAATATTAATGGCGGCTTCTTATGATCTTTAAAAACTTCATG
The window above is part of the Syngnathus acus chromosome 3, fSynAcu1.2, whole genome shotgun sequence genome. Proteins encoded here:
- the LOC119120744 gene encoding ephrin-B2a-like, whose product is MGRSVTWRSHGAVILLAVIISSCRAIILDSILWSSANTNFTLGQGLVLSPQIGDKMDIVCPRADVSKGEKEEFYRIYLVSRSQMESCTINKKDTPLLNCDKPHRDVKFTFKFQEFSPNLWGLEFLKGKDYYITSTSTGSLQNLDNTNGGVCRTKSMKLLLRVGQGSSDPRSTLQESPSRFPPTQLKPNAKDASGRNDSENKTDAGSEAGQVNPGGNGGSAPGLLIWVVSACAILLLLIVMVSVALWKWRGCGPDRQQSASVSLNTLAVPKRDSISSDNAGEMVFPLQASDSRFCRHFERLSGEYGAPVYVVKEITPQSPTNVYYKV